A stretch of the bacterium genome encodes the following:
- a CDS encoding YHS domain-containing protein, translated as MASDPVCGMRVLRNEDLKASFKGKTYYFCSANCLEEFRKAPSEFATEG; from the coding sequence ATGGCCAGCGATCCAGTTTGCGGAATGCGAGTTTTGCGAAACGAGGATTTGAAGGCAAGTTTCAAGGGCAAAACGTACTATTTTTGCTCTGCAAACTGTCTTGAAGAATTTAGAAAAGCTCCAAGCGAATTTGCCACTGAAGGTTAA
- a CDS encoding transcriptional repressor, with protein sequence MRKDILGFLKENKVKITDVRQEIIAVLEKTKLPLTPAAVFFGITTKLPKANLTSVYRNLEMLEGLNLVKRLSFDKNGFSYELVSDRPHHHHVVCRNCGKLEDLSSLAAEEFVEKTAQKTNFKIEDHNLEFFGLCRECKNES encoded by the coding sequence ATGAGAAAAGATATCTTGGGATTTCTAAAAGAAAACAAAGTCAAAATTACTGATGTGCGCCAGGAAATTATTGCCGTCCTTGAAAAAACGAAGCTGCCTCTCACCCCGGCGGCTGTTTTTTTCGGAATAACTACCAAACTTCCGAAAGCAAATTTGACGAGCGTTTATCGCAATCTGGAGATGCTTGAAGGACTAAATCTGGTTAAACGGCTTAGCTTTGATAAAAACGGTTTCTCTTACGAGCTAGTTAGTGATCGACCCCATCATCACCATGTCGTTTGCCGCAATTGCGGAAAGCTTGAAGATTTGAGTAGTCTGGCGGCCGAAGAGTTTGTAGAAAAAACTGCTCAAAAAACTAATTTCAAAATCGAAGACCACAATTTAGAATTCTTTGGTCTTTGTAGGGAGTGTAAAAATGAGTCTTGA
- a CDS encoding peroxiredoxin family protein, producing MNQKQTDLSALSKKEKRQFLKDFQEQNRKSEKIKSLTTKLAFGFSLLLLILGLGYLWLTAKPTEQGGSATSGLAQTSNLKLGASAPSFRLPAADGRQVSLADYSGKNILLYFQEGLMCQPCWKQIGTLERDLASFEQIQTEIVTVGVDSAAEWKPILRAEGIKEIPILIDADREMSQTYGVLSMPSQMHSDRPGHTFVLVNKEGKIAWIADYSTMRVSNEEILSSVEEALKKAL from the coding sequence ATGAATCAGAAACAAACTGACCTGTCAGCGCTGTCAAAAAAAGAAAAACGCCAGTTTCTCAAAGATTTTCAAGAGCAAAACAGAAAATCTGAGAAAATAAAATCGTTGACTACAAAATTGGCCTTCGGTTTTAGTTTGCTGCTGTTGATTCTGGGCCTAGGTTACCTTTGGTTAACAGCCAAACCTACTGAGCAAGGTGGTTCAGCTACGTCTGGACTAGCGCAAACTAGTAATTTGAAGCTTGGTGCTTCGGCACCGAGCTTTAGACTGCCAGCGGCCGATGGTAGGCAAGTGTCTTTGGCCGATTATTCAGGAAAAAATATCTTGCTTTATTTTCAAGAGGGGTTAATGTGCCAACCCTGTTGGAAACAAATTGGTACTTTGGAGAGAGATTTAGCTTCTTTTGAACAAATACAGACGGAAATTGTTACCGTTGGTGTTGATTCTGCTGCTGAGTGGAAACCAATATTGCGAGCAGAAGGAATCAAGGAAATACCTATCCTGATAGATGCGGACCGAGAAATGTCGCAAACCTACGGAGTGCTTTCAATGCCATCACAAATGCACTCAGATCGTCCGGGACACACCTTTGTTTTGGTCAACAAGGAAGGTAAGATTGCTTGGATAGCTGACTACTCGACAATGCGGGTGAGTAACGAGGAGATTCTCAGCTCTGTTGAAGAGGCTCTGAAGAAAGCGCTTTAG
- a CDS encoding response regulator yields the protein MAKRILFVEDDNIEREAYQHQLEKAGFAISVADTGPKAVDMLGKEEVDLVVLDIMIPGFDGFHVLEKIKANPKTTETPVVVLTNLDDDKFLRRAIKLGATEYLIKANTLPSQVVAHIKRLLPN from the coding sequence ATGGCCAAAAGAATTCTCTTTGTAGAGGACGACAATATTGAACGCGAGGCCTACCAGCATCAACTTGAAAAAGCCGGATTTGCTATTTCGGTTGCGGATACCGGTCCGAAAGCGGTTGATATGCTAGGAAAAGAAGAAGTTGATTTGGTGGTTCTCGATATTATGATTCCAGGGTTTGACGGCTTTCATGTTTTGGAGAAGATCAAAGCAAATCCAAAAACCACCGAGACGCCGGTAGTAGTTCTGACGAACCTGGACGACGACAAATTTTTGCGCCGAGCGATTAAACTCGGAGCGACCGAATATTTAATTAAAGCCAACACACTTCCGTCTCAGGTCGTGGCCCATATCAAAAGACTTTTACCCAACTAA
- a CDS encoding ZIP family metal transporter, giving the protein MSLETTIYVLVFTFIGSILSLAGGLILLKRRLWEGENSVLLLSFAAGVLLATAFLDLLPEALRETKQDPNIFLAALLGLVTFFFLERFFVAFHPHEQDQEKLEGSRRKSIVSLILFGDGFHNFIDGFAIASSFLVSVPIGITTSLAVATHEIPQEISDFTILLRSDLGAKKVIFFNILSGMTAILGALLALFLSELISPYLGLILAFTSGMFIYIAASDIIPELQHLYLRDRKFHQAIFFVVGVVAVYATIKLLHV; this is encoded by the coding sequence ATGAGTCTTGAAACAACTATCTACGTTTTGGTCTTTACCTTCATTGGCAGTATTTTGTCTTTGGCTGGAGGTTTAATATTGCTGAAACGCAGGCTTTGGGAAGGAGAAAATAGTGTGCTTTTACTTTCCTTTGCTGCGGGTGTTTTGCTTGCGACTGCCTTTTTGGACCTTCTACCAGAGGCTTTGAGAGAAACAAAGCAAGACCCAAATATATTTTTGGCTGCCTTGCTGGGGCTGGTTACCTTCTTTTTTCTAGAGAGGTTTTTCGTTGCCTTTCATCCTCATGAGCAAGATCAAGAAAAGTTGGAGGGTTCAAGAAGAAAATCCATAGTTAGTTTGATTTTGTTTGGTGATGGCTTTCACAATTTTATCGATGGTTTTGCTATCGCCAGCAGTTTTTTGGTAAGTGTTCCTATCGGGATTACTACTTCTTTGGCTGTAGCTACTCATGAAATTCCTCAAGAAATATCAGATTTTACTATTTTGCTGAGAAGCGATCTCGGGGCGAAAAAAGTGATATTTTTTAATATTTTGTCGGGAATGACGGCGATATTAGGGGCCTTGCTGGCTTTATTTCTATCAGAGCTTATAAGCCCTTATTTAGGCCTTATTCTGGCTTTTACTAGTGGAATGTTTATCTATATTGCCGCTTCTGACATTATCCCCGAGCTTCAGCATCTTTATTTGCGCGATCGGAAATTCCACCAAGCAATATTTTTTGTTGTTGGGGTAGTGGCTGTGTATGCAACTATCAAGCTTCTACACGTTTAA
- a CDS encoding metal-sensitive transcriptional regulator, which translates to MNQEIKEQVLKRLKRARGHLSRVIEMVDDGEYCPDVLLQSSAVQAAIKKSDEVILNSHLHTCVVPKLGGKSDEKALEELLEVFKRR; encoded by the coding sequence ATGAACCAAGAAATTAAAGAGCAAGTTTTAAAAAGACTAAAGAGAGCTCGGGGACATTTGAGTCGAGTTATTGAAATGGTTGATGATGGTGAGTACTGCCCGGACGTGCTCTTGCAATCGTCCGCGGTCCAGGCAGCAATAAAAAAATCTGATGAGGTCATTCTGAACTCACACTTACATACCTGTGTAGTACCAAAGTTGGGTGGAAAGAGTGACGAGAAAGCCTTAGAAGAGCTCTTAGAAGTTTTCAAAAGGAGGTGA
- a CDS encoding cytochrome c biogenesis CcdA family protein — protein sequence MQALLFNTSAVAAFFGGMLALIAPCCITFMLPSYFAHAFKSRVDILKVTTVFGAGVAVVLVPIGIGVAALAQVFSRFHQEIFLLAGIFLVFLGLFSLLGKSFELPFAKTAVKWNPQNYTSVFILGVFSGAASSCCAPVLAGVLTLTAISASLVQALILSLIYVFGMVFPLFVMAYFWDQFEWSKSPLVKGKLFSFKVFGKQFHSHTTNLASGTMFLLMGIFVLYLAWVGNESLAPSWQKALSGYASSQIESIALATKGLPDFIFLVILFVIAGLFIYKGFFSKTPKKEVKTDESETN from the coding sequence ATGCAAGCACTTCTTTTTAACACCTCCGCAGTAGCCGCTTTTTTTGGCGGGATGTTAGCTTTGATCGCTCCCTGTTGCATCACGTTTATGTTGCCATCGTACTTTGCCCACGCTTTCAAAAGCCGAGTTGATATTCTCAAGGTAACAACTGTTTTTGGCGCTGGAGTCGCGGTAGTTCTGGTACCGATCGGAATTGGTGTAGCAGCTCTAGCTCAGGTTTTTAGTAGGTTTCATCAAGAAATTTTTCTGCTTGCCGGAATCTTTTTGGTATTTCTAGGGTTATTTTCCCTGTTAGGCAAAAGTTTTGAACTACCTTTTGCTAAGACAGCAGTGAAATGGAACCCACAAAACTACACCTCTGTTTTTATTCTGGGGGTTTTTTCTGGGGCAGCTAGCTCTTGCTGCGCTCCGGTTTTGGCCGGAGTGCTGACGCTAACTGCGATTTCAGCTAGCTTAGTTCAAGCCCTTATTCTCAGTCTGATCTATGTTTTTGGAATGGTCTTTCCTCTTTTTGTGATGGCTTATTTCTGGGATCAATTTGAATGGTCCAAAAGCCCACTCGTCAAAGGCAAATTATTCTCTTTTAAAGTCTTCGGAAAACAATTTCACTCTCACACCACAAACCTTGCTTCTGGAACAATGTTTTTGTTGATGGGTATTTTCGTGCTTTACCTAGCTTGGGTAGGTAATGAGTCTTTGGCTCCGAGTTGGCAAAAAGCCCTTTCAGGTTATGCTAGCTCCCAAATTGAGAGCATTGCGCTTGCCACCAAAGGCTTACCAGACTTTATCTTTTTAGTGATTTTGTTTGTAATTGCGGGCTTGTTTATCTACAAAGGCTTCTTCTCAAAAACACCAAAGAAGGAGGTGAAAACTGATGAATCAGAAACAAACTGA